The nucleotide window TTAATATCCTCCTCCGTTTTCAGCCTGAAGTTCCCCTTACCATCTCTGTAGCAGAGCAATTTGATCTTGAAGTCCTGGTTCCAATTTGTAGAGTCGGGCCCCGTCGCAGTCGAGATATCAAGATCCTCTGTGATATATTCCTCGAACGACGTATCGGCGCAAGTGGCCTCTCCCTGAGATTCTGGCTGTGTGCCCGCCTGCGCATCCGCCTGTGCCCTCTGCACGTCCCCCAACGCCGTTTCCGGCGTGTAGCAGATAGATTCCTCCTGAGTCAGCGCCACCTCTTTCCAGAAGTCCTCGTTGATTCCCAGCAGCTCACTTGACGGCATGCTGCAGCTACTGCCGCTCCGGTTGTGTTGTTCTACGGCCCCAGTCTTGGCCTGAACGCTGCCGTGATGAAATCTCTTGGGATACTGCGCGCCGAAATAGAAGGGAGACAAGTAGCCCTTGTCGTACTCGTCCTCCTCGTCGCTCTCGCCGTTATTCAACGGCGAGAACAGCATGTCAGGATCCGTCGTGGCGTCTCCACCTCTGCTAAAATCACTCTGTTCTTCACCTCCGCAAATCCCCGCAGCGCCCACCGTGCCATTCTCGGTCTTCGACCATGGCAGGATCTCCTCTTGTGAGTAAGTACTGTTTGAAAGCTGGAACGATCTGCCATTTTCGCTAGAACATTCTGCGGTGGCAGATGCTGCTGCCGCTTTCAATGATCCCTTCTTCACAGCCATCTATACCACTTTCGTGCACTCAAACCAGGTATTTGGCGTGTCTATCTAGAAATACCCTTCAGATACAACAAAGTACCCTGCAAAGGGTTACATGCTTATATAGGCTGCTGTGGACTAGTAGATACtgagattcttttttttttcactatAGTTGACTGACAcgagaaaagaaatttcaagctGCAGGTCGATGAGCCAGAACGGCTTCTGATTGGTCCACAGCCCAATTAGGAAACTTCGAAAAGGAACTTTCCGTTTTGGGcgtgaaaaaagaagagagcctcttttttttcttttttgccTCTTCGTTCTGGGAGGAtcgctgaaaaatttttgaaaaattttgaaaactgaAGGTATAAAAGAGAGACTGCTAGTAGACGTATACCAGTGATAGCTCCCTTGTAATTAATTATGAGATTCTTCAGTCTCTAGTCTATCTGCATACCTGCACATTGGGTGTAGAGCGATGCCTACGACATtcgcattttttttgttcagtCTGCGCAACCAGACGGTT belongs to Zygotorulaspora mrakii chromosome 1, complete sequence and includes:
- a CDS encoding uncharacterized protein (similar to Saccharomyces cerevisiae YGR079W; ancestral locus Anc_3.403), with translation MAVKKGSLKAAAASATAECSSENGRSFQLSNSTYSQEEILPWSKTENGTVGAAGICGGEEQSDFSRGGDATTDPDMLFSPLNNGESDEEDEYDKGYLSPFYFGAQYPKRFHHGSVQAKTGAVEQHNRSGSSCSMPSSELLGINEDFWKEVALTQEESICYTPETALGDVQRAQADAQAGTQPESQGEATCADTSFEEYITEDLDISTATGPDSTNWNQDFKIKLLCYRDGKGNFRLKTEEDIKNNHGGNAVTKKSIKKLKKNRDKKLLKRALRRKSGVWEMVNTGVGIREFML